The Nitrospira sp. SG-bin1 genome has a window encoding:
- a CDS encoding glycosyl transferase family 1 translates to MADLLEQYRPFVPSGTIELLRQLGRRLEGTRMLHVNSTRYGGGVAEMLHRLLPLFEELGIQTRWEIMAGSDAFYHTTKSFHNALQGTAQHITKAMYEAYLDTNRDNAQHLNLDADVAMIHDPQPAALIGSRPSGARWLWRCHIDVSSPQPGVWQFLRPFVSQYDAAIVSLPKFARRLPVPQFIVYPSIDPLSDKNRELTEEEIRSVLDKLNVPTDKPILLQVSRFDRFKDPLGVVAAYRIVKQSHDCRLVLAGGTATDDPEGAAVLAEVQEAVGVDPDVQLLLLPPTANLEVNALQRAATIIIQKSVREGFGLTVTEAMWKGKPVIGGDTGGITVQLIHGYTGYTVNSPAGAAFYIKRLLNEPERIEVIGRQAKEFARNRFLVTRHVQDYLGVMIHLARGARRDE, encoded by the coding sequence ATGGCGGACCTGCTCGAACAATATCGTCCGTTCGTCCCTTCCGGCACGATCGAATTGCTTCGTCAACTCGGTCGGCGCTTGGAAGGAACGCGCATGTTGCACGTGAACTCCACCCGGTACGGCGGGGGAGTGGCGGAGATGCTTCACCGGCTGTTGCCCCTGTTCGAGGAACTGGGAATTCAGACCCGTTGGGAAATCATGGCCGGCTCCGATGCGTTTTATCATACGACGAAGAGTTTCCATAACGCCTTGCAGGGAACCGCTCAACACATTACGAAGGCGATGTATGAGGCCTATCTCGACACCAATCGGGATAATGCGCAACATCTCAACTTGGATGCCGACGTCGCCATGATCCATGACCCTCAGCCGGCCGCGCTCATCGGCTCACGCCCATCGGGGGCGCGATGGTTATGGCGGTGCCACATCGACGTATCGTCCCCTCAACCGGGGGTATGGCAGTTCCTCCGCCCGTTCGTGTCGCAGTACGATGCGGCGATCGTGTCCCTCCCGAAGTTCGCACGCCGCCTGCCGGTGCCGCAATTCATCGTCTACCCGTCGATCGATCCCTTGAGCGATAAGAACCGCGAACTCACGGAGGAAGAGATCCGTTCGGTGCTGGACAAGTTGAACGTCCCGACGGATAAGCCGATTCTGCTGCAAGTCTCTCGATTCGATCGGTTTAAGGATCCGCTCGGCGTGGTGGCCGCCTACCGGATCGTGAAACAGAGCCATGATTGCCGACTGGTGCTGGCGGGCGGCACGGCGACGGATGATCCCGAAGGGGCGGCGGTGCTCGCGGAGGTGCAGGAGGCGGTGGGGGTGGATCCGGACGTGCAACTGTTGCTGCTGCCGCCGACGGCGAACCTGGAAGTCAATGCGTTGCAGCGCGCTGCCACCATCATCATTCAGAAATCGGTTCGGGAAGGGTTCGGGTTGACGGTGACGGAGGCCATGTGGAAAGGCAAGCCCGTCATCGGGGGCGATACCGGCGGCATTACCGTGCAATTGATCCACGGCTACACGGGGTACACGGTCAATTCACCCGCCGGTGCGGCTTTCTACATCAAACGTTTGCTGAATGAGCCGGAGCGGATCGAGGTGATCGGTCGTCAAGCCAAGGAGTTCGCGCGTAATCGGTTCCTGGTCACGCGACATGTGCAGGACTATCTGGGAGTGATGATCCACTTGGCCCGAGGCGCACGGCGCGACGAATGA
- a CDS encoding metallophosphoesterase, with amino-acid sequence MPVDGNVRIGAIGDLHCPRFGVEEIRSLFGRIAECCDVLLLCGDITDYGKPEEAKLLVEALPALEGIPVAAVLGNHDHESGHAESLTDLFERQGMCVLDGTSVQIKGVEFVGVKGFAGGFGDRLLQSWGEPAVKRFVHESVDEALKLESALAKQAASPRVVLLHYAPIRETLVGESPEIVPFLGTSRLEEPIDRYGATAVFHGHAHHGSLEGRTKAGIPVYNVALPLLLQQTTQEPPLRVIRLPLTKTVERI; translated from the coding sequence ATGCCGGTCGACGGAAACGTACGGATCGGAGCCATAGGAGACCTGCATTGTCCCCGATTCGGGGTCGAGGAGATTCGATCCCTGTTCGGGCGGATCGCGGAATGCTGCGATGTTCTCTTATTGTGCGGTGACATCACCGATTACGGGAAGCCGGAAGAGGCGAAGCTGCTGGTTGAAGCCCTTCCGGCTCTCGAAGGGATTCCCGTGGCCGCCGTGCTGGGAAACCATGACCATGAATCGGGCCATGCTGAATCGCTTACCGATTTGTTCGAACGTCAGGGGATGTGCGTGCTCGATGGAACGTCCGTGCAGATAAAAGGAGTGGAGTTCGTCGGAGTCAAAGGATTCGCGGGAGGGTTCGGAGATCGCCTGTTGCAGTCCTGGGGAGAGCCGGCCGTCAAACGGTTCGTCCATGAATCGGTCGACGAGGCGTTGAAATTGGAATCGGCCTTGGCCAAACAGGCCGCGTCGCCTCGTGTCGTGTTGCTGCACTATGCCCCCATCCGGGAGACTCTGGTCGGAGAATCGCCGGAAATCGTCCCGTTTCTGGGGACCAGCCGCTTGGAGGAGCCGATCGATCGGTACGGTGCGACGGCGGTCTTTCATGGCCACGCGCACCACGGATCCCTGGAAGGACGGACCAAGGCCGGAATACCCGTATACAACGTCGCCCTGCCCCTGCTGCTTCAACAGACTACCCAGGAACCGCCGCTGCGGGTGATTCGGCTTCCGTTGACGAAGACGGTGGAACGGATATGA
- a CDS encoding type I glyceraldehyde-3-phosphate dehydrogenase, giving the protein MMRVAINGLGRIGRATFKILANTPELELVAINDVAPPDNLAYLLNHDTVYGRYHMRVNAEPDALTMADRRYSVFAERDPGRLPWKGLGVEVVFECSGKFNTRVDLAKHLEAGARRVILSAPAKDEDIPTVVYGVNAYDEKAGPILSCASCTTNCVAPVVEIIDRHLGVHKAVMTTVHAYTASQALVDGQHKSTRRGRAAAANVVPSVTGAATATTRALPALNGRFQGAAVRVPVPICSLSDIVMLTQQDTNVSEVNDLFLNEARSDRYAGVLGVTEDPIVSSDVVQDSRASIVDVDMTQVVDGNLVKVMSWYDNEWGYASQMVRQAISMALIVPIEG; this is encoded by the coding sequence ATGATGAGAGTCGCCATCAACGGACTCGGCCGAATCGGACGAGCCACGTTCAAGATTCTCGCGAATACGCCGGAACTCGAACTCGTGGCGATCAACGACGTGGCGCCCCCCGACAACCTGGCCTACCTCCTCAACCACGACACCGTGTACGGTCGCTACCATATGCGGGTGAACGCCGAGCCGGATGCGCTCACGATGGCGGATCGGAGATATTCCGTCTTTGCGGAGCGCGATCCGGGCCGTCTTCCGTGGAAAGGGCTGGGCGTCGAGGTCGTCTTCGAGTGTTCGGGGAAGTTCAACACCAGGGTGGACCTTGCCAAGCATCTCGAGGCCGGGGCCAGACGGGTGATCCTCTCTGCGCCGGCCAAGGACGAGGATATCCCGACCGTCGTCTATGGAGTGAACGCGTATGATGAGAAGGCCGGTCCGATCTTATCCTGCGCCAGCTGCACGACGAACTGCGTAGCGCCCGTCGTCGAGATCATCGACCGCCATCTGGGCGTACACAAGGCGGTAATGACGACGGTCCATGCCTACACCGCCAGTCAGGCGTTGGTGGACGGACAACACAAGAGCACACGTCGCGGACGGGCGGCGGCGGCCAACGTCGTGCCCTCCGTCACGGGCGCCGCGACAGCTACGACGCGGGCCTTGCCCGCTCTCAACGGGCGATTCCAAGGCGCGGCCGTTCGGGTGCCCGTTCCGATTTGTTCGCTCTCCGATATCGTCATGCTGACGCAACAGGACACGAACGTCTCCGAGGTGAACGACCTCTTCCTGAACGAGGCGCGCAGCGATCGATATGCCGGAGTCCTGGGCGTGACCGAGGATCCGATCGTGTCCTCCGACGTCGTTCAAGATTCGCGCGCATCGATCGTGGATGTCGATATGACCCAGGTGGTGGACGGCAACCTCGTCAAGGTGATGAGTTGGTACGACAATGAATGGGGCTATGCCAGCCAAATGGTCCGTCAGGCGATCTCGATGGCGCTCATCGTACCGATTGAGGGCTGA
- a CDS encoding transaldolase (catalyzes the reversible formation of D-erythrose 4-phosphate and D-fructose 6-phosphate from sedoheptulose 7-phosphate and D-glyceraldehyde 3-phosphate), which translates to MAGPRNTKSLEQLLAAGQSHWLDNLSQHMIAGGELKAWIRTHGLRGITANPTTFREALSSRDYDRQIEALAREGRSTKDIYETLLVHDVQQACDLLHDVYVETDGLDGYVSLEVSPHAAYFTEDTLHEARHYVKRVNRPNLLVKVPATDAGVPAIEQLLTEGIGVNITLLFSIPSYQAVMEAYLSALERRVTSRQPLRTVVSVASFFVSRIDVLVDQLLQRRIPSGDRGPQSPAARLRGCVAVANAKLAYRAFRQVFGSDRWARLAVKGARVQRPLWASTGTKNPNYRDVVYVESLVGRDTVNTMPEATLRAFADHGRVVPDAVGTELEQAESVMLQLEQVGINFDCVTWQLEHEGVQKFVDAYDAAVKALDEKCDHFRLKHTA; encoded by the coding sequence ATGGCGGGGCCACGGAATACCAAGTCGTTAGAGCAGCTGCTTGCGGCCGGACAGAGCCATTGGTTGGATAATCTGAGCCAACACATGATCGCCGGCGGGGAATTGAAGGCATGGATTCGAACCCACGGTCTTCGAGGAATCACCGCGAATCCCACGACGTTTCGCGAGGCTCTCTCGAGTCGTGATTATGACCGGCAGATCGAAGCCCTCGCTCGGGAAGGACGGTCCACGAAGGATATTTATGAAACTCTGCTGGTCCACGACGTGCAGCAGGCCTGCGACTTACTGCACGATGTCTATGTGGAGACGGACGGGCTCGATGGCTATGTCAGTCTGGAAGTGTCGCCGCATGCGGCGTACTTCACGGAGGACACGCTGCATGAAGCCCGTCACTACGTGAAACGCGTGAATCGGCCCAATCTATTGGTGAAGGTGCCCGCGACGGACGCAGGCGTGCCGGCGATCGAGCAGCTGTTGACGGAAGGGATCGGGGTCAACATAACCCTGCTCTTTTCCATACCCAGCTACCAGGCCGTCATGGAGGCCTATCTTTCGGCTCTCGAGCGACGAGTGACATCTCGTCAGCCGCTGCGGACGGTCGTGTCAGTGGCGAGTTTTTTCGTGAGCCGCATCGACGTGCTGGTCGATCAGTTGTTGCAGCGGCGCATTCCCTCGGGGGATCGAGGACCACAGTCGCCGGCGGCCCGTCTACGGGGCTGCGTGGCGGTGGCCAATGCGAAGCTGGCCTACCGGGCATTTCGACAGGTGTTCGGGAGTGATCGATGGGCTCGGTTGGCGGTGAAAGGCGCACGAGTCCAGCGGCCCTTGTGGGCCAGTACCGGAACGAAGAATCCGAATTATCGGGATGTCGTGTATGTCGAATCACTTGTGGGACGGGACACGGTCAACACGATGCCGGAAGCCACGTTGCGCGCTTTTGCGGATCATGGCCGGGTCGTGCCGGATGCCGTCGGGACCGAACTCGAGCAGGCCGAATCGGTCATGCTTCAGTTGGAGCAAGTAGGCATCAACTTCGACTGCGTCACGTGGCAACTGGAACATGAAGGGGTGCAGAAATTCGTCGATGCCTATGATGCGGCCGTCAAAGCGCTCGATGAAAAGTGCGACCACTTTCGCCTGAAACACACGGCATGA